The genomic stretch AGCTTTTCGAGTTGTTAGTATGACACGGTTGCCACGGCTACTCTCAGGCAGTGCAAATTTGATGGTATTCCAAAATTCCACATCCCATACATCATCAAAAACAATTGCATACCTTCCGGCttgttgaagaaaatctttgacaatTTTTTTCAGCTCAGTGGTAGTCATAGACTCTATCGATTGTGGGACTGGTTTCTTCCCTTCCTTGTGCAACTGCCGAATCAAGTCTTTCAGGAGGAACTGAAAGTCACATGTTTCAGAGACAGTTACCCAAGCCCGGACTGGGAAATGCCTTCTGACTTCAGGATCCTCGTGGACTTTTTTCACTAGGGTAGTTTTGCCAAGCCCTCCCATACCAACCACTGAAACAACTTTCAGTTGGTAATCATCCCCTTTGAGGAGCTCAGAAATAAGATGTTTCTTGGGCTGGTCAATGCCAACTAATTTAGCTTCTTCCACAAGCAGCGCATCATCTCTGCTATAGCGCCAGGTTGTGTCGTTCACAGCAGAAAGTGAGTTGGACGCTTGGGCAGAGATACCATATTCGGATTGGTATCTTTGATGGGCTACAGCAATATCTTCGATTCTGGACTTGATGCTTTGTATTTCGCTGGAAACTCGATGACGAGCTCTCAAATTCTTGATGGAGCTGAAAATTCTCCGAACAGAGCCGTAGAATCCTGTTGCGCGATGCCGAGCAAAGCGAGCTACAAATTCATCAAGAATGTCCTCAGTGTCATAAGCAGCATCTCGCACTTGCTTGATCCATTGTTGGAGCGTGGGTTGAGCATGTTCTTCTTTTGCTTCTGCCTCTCGCAGGAAAGCTCTCATTTGCTCCAACTCATCCATGATGAATTGGACCTCTCGCCGAAGCCCTCCCAATAGTCGTCCCTCCTCGAGTAGAAAAGTTGAGAGTTGAGCCAGCACAAAAGAGAGAACAGTTTCTGCCATTTTCAGTCTTTGTTTTTAACCTAAGAAAGTTGGGGAAGGCGGCTTCTGGTTTATAGGACAGTCCACTTGTAGTATCTTGAAAGGAAGAGTAGGTTATAGATTCATAAGCTAATGAACTTTGATGCTATATGTTGCAGTATTTATCAAAAAGAAGAACCgtgtcaaaaagaaaaagaaagaattaacCAATTAGAAGAAACTTGATGGAAATTGAAGATAGGCAACAACGCGAGTTTGAAAGACGAAGCTGCCTCTTACCTGCTTAGAAATTATTAGAATACAAAATCATGGAAGCTATTAAGAAGACTGTGCAAATGGTGGGGTGATCAGCATTCAGGACCTTCTTTCAACTGTGGGTCCTTTTGGTCGGATAAAGATAAAGGAGTGACTACCGCAGCATCGTGCAAAAGCAATGATGCCGAATTATTTAACAAGGGAAGGAATAAAGTTAAAAACGCTGCTGGAATGGACATTGTTGATTTCATTGACGAGAAATAAAACTACACTACAAAGTCTTTTGCACCTTCTGCTGACATATATATCCTCCTCCCCCTGTGGAACTAATttctgctcttttttttttttcccaggAATACGTGATGCAGAGGAAAGTTATTAATTTCTTCTGAGTGGAACAGAAAAAGCAACTCAAGACTTAAGCTCAATTCAGGTTACTGATGAATTCTTTTGTGAAATCTAGCTGAAACTAGTTAAGATTACAAAATTATACTGAGTAGGCAAGAAGCAGAAAGGCATCCAAAGAATTAGTATAAGTTATCTTCAAATTTCGGAACACCAGTGCTTGTGCACTTATTAATGCCAAAAAgcagatttttttctttttttggtcaaatgaCGTTGTACTAAAAAAGAGAGGAATTTGTGAAAGAATATAAGGATTCAAATCTTATCTATTAATTTCAAAGGAAGAAGTTAATTAGAGATCCCCTTTTCgtattttgatttttaattcAGTAGAACTTAGCATCTGCTAACCCTTACATTAATCAAACAAATTGCTAACCAATCGTTCTTGATTGCCCACATGTTATTGTCAGCATTGGTTCTTGGTTGCCTCATAATTCTTTAATGTTGATTTTTGAATTAAGTACATTAGAAAAGAATATGAGTTCCACTTTACTACTAAAATTGATTATTAGCAGAGAAGGCAAAAGAGATTGGCGATGCCGAGCCTTAGCACCTTCCATTAGTATCTGCCCAGAAAGCAATAGTGATAACTTGCAGTGATAAGTGCAATTGTTCAGTCATCTTCTTTTTTAGTAAAGAATGGAAGGGTGATTAATACATGACTTTAGTCATTCAATAAGAAGTAGATCTAGAATTACAGGCTAAGTATCCAAATACAGTAGTGTTCAATGCAACCGTTATGATTAGGCATGTCTAAAAGTCTATACATACATATTATGCTGGTTTTTATTATGTAACTCTCTTTTCTACCGTCAAAAtagaaaatctaaaatttgaaaagattaaaatagGAACTAAATAGCCGCAGTGATTTGTTGGCTAATTCCTTAATAGCAGCTCATATGAGTGTGAAAATTGTGGAAGATCGAAGCAATCAAATCAGCATACTATTTAAACTTAGGATCCATGAGCGACTAATAACTTGGCCAAAGTATTTTATCCCGCTAGCTTGGACTGACACAACAATTGGGGTTCCAATTAACTATAGTAGTAACGTGACTTAGTTCAAATTACAAAACTCGATCACAAGTAATTGTACGGAGTTgaataaatcatataaatacGGCACCACAGTAATCAAGTTAGTGTTAGCCCTTGTGATCACCAATTTAATCTATTATCtcacttctttctttcttttgttttttccatCCCTCCTTTTCCAGTTGAAAGGCGGCTTATTTTACCAAGTAGAAACGTGGctatgttttaaaaaaaaaaaaaaaaaaaaaaaagccttgaACTTCAACGAAAGTACACAAATCTCAGCACTTACTTGAGAGAAAATGAAACCTCTGGCAATAGCTGATCTGAACCTACCCTGTCAAATCCAAGTTTGATGAAAAAGAGAACACGGGCGAGGAAGATGATAATTTGAATCAAAATTAAAACAACGCAGTATGTGCAAGGCCTTTAGCCAGGAAGATGGAGTATTATAGAGGAGAAGGTAGGAGCAGTACCGTTATTGATAAGAAAGTGGAGTGAAATTGGCCGTGACTTTCCTGGTTGGATTCTAGTAGAACAATCACTCAACGTGGATCTCATCCATCGGCTGTCAGGTTGGATGCTATATGGTGCAGTatttatcaaaaagaaaaagaaagaattaaccaattagaagaaactaaagcaagAAACATGATGGAAATTGAAGACAGGAAGATAGGCAGCAACGCGAGTTTGAAAGACGAAGCTGCTTTGAAATTAGAATACAAAATCATGGAAGCTATTAAGAAGACTGTGCAAATGGTGGGGTGATCAGCCTTCAGGAGAATCAGGACCTTCTTTCAGCTGTGGGTCCTTTGGTCGGATAAAGATAAAGGAGTGACTACCGCAGCATCGTGCAAAAGCAATGATGCCGAATTATTTAACAAGGGAAGGAATAAAGTTAAAACGCGGCTGGAATGGACATTGTTGATTTCGTTGACGAAGAAATAAAACTACTGCTACAAAGTCTCTTGCAGCTTCTGCTGACATATATAACCTCCTCCTTCTGTGGAACTAATTtctactcctttttttttttttttccaggaaTACGTGATGCAGAGGAAAGTTATTTCTTCTGAGTGGAACAGAAAAAGCAACTCAAGACCTAAGCTCAATTCAGGTTTCTGATGAATTCTTTTGTGAAATCTAGCCGAGAGTAGCAGAAACTAGTTAAGAATACAAAATTACACTTAGAAGGCAAGAAGCAGAAAGGCATCCAAAGGGTCAGTATAAATTATCTTCAAATTTCAGAACACCAGCGCTTGTGCACCTATTAATGCCGAAAAGCAGATTTTAGCACTTTGGCCCTGTTAATGATTTATTGGTAACCCCATGGACTCGATAATAGTATAGTTACTTTAACGTAAGCTTTAAGAACTCCCCTGCCTTGTTTTCTTTTAACTGAATAGTAGATGTGTAGATAATTTCAATGCTTATTATTCGGCTAAATGATGTTGCACTTTATTTgttcatttgttcatttttgtttttaggtCAAATGATGTTGtactcaaaaaaaaaggaatttgcAAAAGAGTatgaataaatcttatatacactgacagtgtatatattattatttttctttagacTTTATTTGTTCATAATTTTGCATGCAAAGATTTTGGACAAATATCCTTTAGGATAATTTGAAAGGTATTTGTCTCAACTCTTGCACAAAATTAGATAAATCTACTTGAACTATGGTGTGTTTTTGCAAAGAATTCTAGTAGTAGAAAAATGATCTTCCATAGCAAACCATCCTTGCTAGACTTTTATAGAGTTGAAATTAAAAATGATCAAGAGTTGCAACCTTTCACTACTAATTAGTGTATTTGTGTTGGTCAAAAAGTTACTCAACATCAATGCAAGTGTTTAGACAGTTTTTGAATATTTAAACACACCATTTAAACAATTTTTTATATTCAAAGCTATTTCCTTGTGTTAAACAcaccattagaaaaattttATCCAAAGATTCGTGAAGATGTAGTCTTAGATATCAagctttcaacttttttctttccttttttttttttgttttcttaataAACCTTGGAAGAAAAGTGTTATAAACAAGCATTTATTTTGAGATCATTGGCATCTGGATTCTGGAGTcataaaagtttaaaaaaagaGTTGGAATTTTCCCAGCATGAGTTGCTACTTCAAATGCCCCttacaaaccaaatataaacTTGGAAGCTTCTTCTGAGATATTGGCCATATGACAGAAGGGTAAGGAGAGCTTTCTTTCCGAAGACGGTAGAGATAGATAGGAGGGTGGTGGATTTGAGACATAAAGAGTATTGCGTGTGTTTGAGGAATCCAATAAACAGTAGTGTTTTGTTTACTGCTGTTGTCTTTGTCTCCTTCCTGGAGTGGTGCCAacgaaggaaaaaaaaaaaggagtggAGCCATTAAAGtcagtcaaaaagaaaaagaaaaaagtaatcAATTACAAGAAACTAAAGCATGAGAGATGCGGGAAATTGAATAAAGGAGACGGATAGCAACGTGATTTTGAGCAGTTGGTgtggggagggggggggggggggggggggggggggggggggggttggcgCTGGCTACCATCAAATAAAGGGGTACCGCACCATCGTTCAAAAGCAATCGATCTCTAAACTTAAAAACGTGGTGGGCTGGGCATTGATTTCATATCATTGAAGAGTAAATAAAGGGAATCAGAATTCCTGTGTTCTAAGTTCAAACATTCCACTTCTCTGCTTAAGCTATCTTGAAACTTGAAACTAGAAAATGTCGAATGAACTTTCAGTAAGAGAAGGCATCAAGATTCAGAAGTGATATTTATGCCTCAAAGATGACCAATTATTTTGTAGAGAGCATGTGTTTAGTCTCTTTAATGAATAATAAGGAGATTCCTACACTTCAAAAGCCAAAACTCAAATCAATATTCAATTTGCTCATGTTGAAATTAACCTTCTGGTAATCATTCCTCCCCCCCCCTGAAATTCATCAATGCCACCACCAAGTCGTGAGTTTCGAACAATCCCATAATTTACTATAGAAGATTCACACCACCAATTTAACCGaatatatttaaaagaaaaatcacctgaaaaatgcaatccaaacggaaTTGCATGCAGACGAAATTTATTTTGAGTTAGGACAACATAAAAAATTTATGTAGTTGATTGAGCAGGTCCGATAATGAATAAGATTCAAAAGCAGCTGAATTTAGAAAAGGCGATAAGTGCATCATTCAAGTCTCCCCTAGAAAACTGCACAAGCAATAGTCTCTCTCTCTGAAAATTTTGTTGCACCATTTCAAAATTATATGAACATGTATGTATGATGAGTTGATAAAGAATaccaaaatatatattatatgtgcacCCAATCTATATTCGATTACCTCCCTCAATGttgaactctctctctctttcgaCATCTAAATGCTCTTCCAAAACTGGCATCTAAAAATTGGGTTTTTGTT from Coffea eugenioides isolate CCC68of chromosome 8, Ceug_1.0, whole genome shotgun sequence encodes the following:
- the LOC113779341 gene encoding disease resistance protein RPM1-like; translation: MAETVLSFVLAQLSTFLLEEGRLLGGLRREVQFIMDELEQMRAFLREAEAKEEHAQPTLQQWIKQVRDAAYDTEDILDEFVARFARHRATGFYGSVRRIFSSIKNLRARHRVSSEIQSIKSRIEDIAVAHQRYQSEYGISAQASNSLSAVNDTTWRYSRDDALLVEEAKLVGIDQPKKHLISELLKGDDYQLKVVSVVGMGGLGKTTLVKKVHEDPEVRRHFPVRAWVTVSETCDFQFLLKDLIRQLHKEGKKPVPQSIESMTTTELKKIVKDFLQQAGRYAIVFDDVWDVEFWNTIKFALPESSRGNRVILTTRKADVAYASCIESRRFVYRMEPLSTEDSRTLFCSKIFDGGNCPDHLMNVAEGILDKCEGLPLAILAISGLLASKDVNRIDEWEMVRRSLGGELEGTGKLDRIRKILSLSYGDLPWHLKTCLLYTSIYPEDCKIGCSDLINLWIAERFVEWREGMNIEDVAWGYFSELVSRSLIQVTGVFYEGLPDYCRIHDLLREIIISKSREQNMVTVTTGQPTTWPSEKVRRLVVHSSSSNNTQHHQQRRSCCFDHLRSFITVGGDEFCFTSI